One uncultured Caproiciproducens sp. DNA segment encodes these proteins:
- a CDS encoding FtsK/SpoIIIE domain-containing protein, giving the protein MNYTNQNDEIRRKRNRLRKAAFLRFTTGIRQLAVINSWKNIFWVVYLLIAVLAWGNRDKLLFGLDSSFSLFLVFTIAVDWLVALLLLLGLLCLISAIGTPRKAQKIQDSLVSAGFKNYNHEPPLLLAKYKHPKNPKLTVWEFDGNNTPLSVWQDKKENIKGALIDEITHIKQSKNGRRIIVQTVSPRSTLPSIMHWQDSYLSNESFVLVLGQSLTERETVNLAKIPHILLGGSSGSGKSVLLKLLLMQGVKKGAEVCIADFKGGVDFSAAWHNKCRMCFDESDLLELLTALTDELQRRKAAFRAAECSNIDEYNATTNATLRRIIFACDEIAEVLDKTGLSKEKKELVSQIESQLSVIARQGRAFGMHLILATQRPSADILSGQIRSNIDCRICGRADNILSQIILDTTAAADQIPKDAQGRFITNTGVVFQSYLFDDSELLLDGHG; this is encoded by the coding sequence ATGAATTACACCAATCAGAATGATGAAATTAGGCGTAAACGGAACAGGTTACGCAAAGCCGCATTTTTGCGCTTTACAACAGGTATTAGGCAACTTGCCGTTATCAACAGCTGGAAGAACATCTTTTGGGTTGTGTATCTGCTGATTGCGGTTTTAGCATGGGGCAATCGTGACAAGCTGCTGTTTGGGCTTGATAGTTCTTTCTCGCTGTTTCTTGTATTCACAATCGCGGTTGACTGGCTTGTTGCCCTGCTCTTGCTGCTCGGCTTGCTGTGCCTTATATCGGCAATTGGAACGCCACGAAAGGCGCAAAAAATTCAAGATAGCCTTGTAAGTGCGGGCTTTAAAAATTATAACCACGAACCGCCGTTGCTTCTGGCAAAGTACAAACACCCCAAGAATCCCAAACTTACAGTGTGGGAATTTGATGGAAACAACACCCCTTTATCAGTTTGGCAGGACAAGAAAGAGAATATCAAGGGTGCCTTGATTGATGAGATTACCCACATAAAACAGAGCAAAAACGGTCGGCGAATTATTGTGCAAACCGTTTCCCCACGTTCCACGCTACCGTCAATTATGCACTGGCAAGACAGCTATCTAAGCAATGAAAGTTTTGTACTTGTATTGGGTCAAAGCTTAACTGAGCGGGAAACGGTCAATCTTGCAAAAATCCCGCACATTCTTTTAGGCGGCTCTAGTGGTTCTGGAAAAAGCGTTCTGCTGAAGCTGCTTCTAATGCAGGGCGTGAAAAAGGGTGCGGAAGTCTGTATTGCGGATTTTAAGGGCGGCGTAGATTTTTCCGCTGCATGGCATAACAAATGCCGTATGTGCTTTGATGAGAGCGACCTGCTCGAATTGCTGACGGCTCTAACGGACGAGCTGCAACGCCGTAAGGCTGCTTTTCGTGCAGCGGAGTGTTCCAATATTGACGAGTACAACGCCACCACAAATGCCACTCTAAGGCGTATCATCTTCGCCTGTGACGAGATAGCGGAAGTCCTCGACAAAACAGGGCTTTCTAAAGAGAAAAAAGAGCTTGTTTCACAGATTGAAAGCCAACTTTCCGTAATCGCTCGGCAAGGTCGAGCCTTTGGAATGCACCTTATTCTTGCAACTCAACGCCCCTCGGCTGATATTCTTAGCGGACAGATACGCTCGAATATTGATTGCCGTATCTGTGGCAGAGCAGATAATATTTTGTCGCAAATTATTCTTGACACTACTGCCGCCGCCGACCAGATACCAAAGGACGCACAAGGGCGATTTATTACTAATACTGGCGTGGTGTTCCAAAGCTATCTATTTGATGATAGCGAGTTGCTTTTGGACGGTCACGGGTAG
- a CDS encoding AIPR family protein, with translation MDRITQSMVESFKNSQGITSNDIPSVFESFVNYCVVNNVYGTSDFDIEDITTGKATQGIDGIAIIINQKLVNSIEDIDLLISLNQTLSVKFVLIQTKTSSSFDNTEISNLFTYSKLYFSDDTTIFHTDEMKKFIELKDYIFSRGDKLKKNPQLLFYFVTLGTWNDDRNLMATISVGEETLRSTNLFSTISSEPCGSAEVQTLFRKTKAKLTATFKFEKRITMYSISDDEVGYSGVIPFKEYKKLILEESGATKPVFEDNIRDYLGPNPDVNQSICETIKTGDINAFSMLNNGITIVASSISIPGDIATIEDYQIVNGCQTSNILIDNMDISENIDDLIIPVRIIATKNENLKSNITRATNNQTAIKKEQLEALSTFQKNLEEYYKTYRSTESLVYERRTGQYRDGDIAKNRIISIATQIKVISAMFLNEPSGVSGQYGTVAKRVGNKIFKTSDKLIMYYVSALSLYRIENLFKANKLDKQYRRSRYHAMMLFRIVASDQELPKFNSKKMEDYCKNLLHILNDEDKYTSLFTNIVDFIVAQNGGIDVSDRKCFERKETTDYLLSKINELKATLS, from the coding sequence ATGGACAGAATAACTCAAAGTATGGTTGAGTCATTTAAAAATAGCCAGGGGATAACAAGTAATGATATTCCATCTGTGTTTGAAAGCTTTGTCAACTATTGTGTTGTAAACAACGTTTACGGAACAAGCGACTTTGATATAGAAGACATTACCACTGGAAAAGCAACACAAGGAATTGACGGTATTGCCATCATAATAAATCAAAAGCTCGTAAATTCGATTGAGGACATTGACTTACTAATATCGCTAAATCAAACATTATCTGTAAAGTTTGTATTAATACAAACTAAAACATCATCCTCCTTTGACAATACGGAAATTTCCAACCTATTCACATATTCCAAATTATACTTTAGCGATGACACAACAATTTTCCACACAGATGAGATGAAAAAATTCATTGAGCTAAAAGACTATATATTTTCACGAGGGGATAAGCTCAAGAAAAACCCACAACTGCTTTTTTATTTTGTCACTTTAGGTACATGGAATGATGACAGAAATCTTATGGCAACAATCTCTGTGGGAGAAGAAACTCTCCGTAGCACAAATCTTTTTTCAACAATTAGCTCTGAGCCGTGCGGTTCAGCAGAGGTGCAAACACTTTTTCGCAAAACAAAGGCAAAGCTAACGGCTACATTTAAGTTCGAAAAAAGAATAACTATGTATTCTATCTCTGATGACGAGGTGGGGTATAGCGGTGTCATACCTTTTAAAGAATATAAAAAGCTAATATTAGAAGAAAGTGGAGCAACTAAGCCTGTTTTCGAAGATAACATTCGTGACTATTTAGGACCGAATCCAGATGTCAATCAAAGCATTTGTGAAACGATAAAGACTGGAGATATCAACGCCTTTAGTATGCTTAATAACGGAATTACTATTGTTGCCTCATCAATTTCAATACCGGGTGATATAGCTACGATAGAGGATTATCAAATAGTGAATGGATGTCAAACAAGCAATATTTTGATTGATAATATGGACATTTCTGAAAACATTGACGATTTGATTATTCCAGTTAGAATTATTGCGACTAAAAACGAAAACCTAAAGAGCAATATAACAAGAGCCACCAATAACCAAACCGCTATAAAGAAAGAACAGCTTGAGGCCCTTTCTACATTTCAAAAGAATCTTGAAGAATATTATAAAACCTACCGTTCCACAGAATCACTCGTATATGAACGAAGAACGGGACAATATCGTGATGGTGACATTGCGAAAAATAGAATTATTTCAATCGCTACTCAGATTAAAGTTATTTCGGCAATGTTTCTAAATGAGCCGAGTGGTGTATCTGGTCAATATGGTACAGTTGCAAAGCGTGTTGGAAATAAGATTTTCAAAACAAGCGATAAACTAATAATGTACTATGTAAGTGCTTTATCATTGTATAGAATAGAAAATTTGTTTAAAGCGAATAAACTTGATAAGCAATACAGGCGGAGCCGATACCATGCAATGATGTTGTTTAGAATAGTAGCTTCAGATCAAGAACTTCCGAAATTCAACAGCAAGAAGATGGAAGATTATTGCAAAAATTTATTGCATATTTTAAATGACGAGGATAAATATACAAGCCTTTTTACAAATATTGTTGATTTTATCGTTGCTCAAAATGGCGGAATTGATGTTTCTGATAGGAAGTGCTTTGAACGAAAAGAAACGACAGATTATCTGCTTTCAAAAATTAATGAGCTGAAAGCGACCTTAAGTTGA
- a CDS encoding methionine gamma-lyase family protein, translating to MLYPYFKIDTKIKIAAEKASQMIAPVLNRIDETTDYNQQKMMAAFNEAGVSESHFAASTGYGYGDRGRDALDVVYARALGAQDALVRYNFVSGTHALTVALFGVLRPGDVMLNVTGIPYDTLRGVIGITGDGNGSLKEFGIRYEQMELKADGTPDYDEIEKKVNPKIKMVYIQRSRGYSLRPSLFVEDIEKIAKIVKKKAPDCIVMVDNCYGEFVQTQEPASRGADLMAGSLIKNPGGGIAPTGGYIAGRKDLVESCSYRLTTPGIGREIGATLGNNRELFMGAFHAPHVTGEALKTASFTAALFSLFGYDVTPNYDEPRADIIQAVLLRREEALIAFCKGVQKGAPVDSFVSPEPWDMPGYDCKVIMAAGAFTLGASIELSADAPLREPYAAWMQGGLNYHSGRLGAMLAAQSMLEQDILGR from the coding sequence ATGCTTTACCCATATTTTAAAATTGATACAAAAATAAAGATTGCTGCGGAAAAGGCGTCACAAATGATCGCGCCGGTTCTGAACAGAATTGACGAGACAACTGATTACAACCAGCAGAAAATGATGGCGGCGTTCAATGAAGCGGGCGTGAGCGAGAGCCATTTTGCCGCCTCCACCGGCTATGGGTACGGCGACCGCGGGCGCGACGCGCTGGATGTGGTTTACGCCAGAGCGCTTGGCGCGCAGGACGCGCTCGTCCGCTATAATTTTGTCAGCGGCACCCACGCGCTTACGGTGGCGCTTTTTGGCGTGCTGCGCCCTGGTGACGTTATGCTCAACGTGACGGGAATTCCATACGATACGCTTCGCGGGGTGATCGGCATCACCGGCGACGGCAACGGTTCGTTAAAGGAATTCGGCATCCGGTACGAGCAGATGGAGCTGAAAGCGGACGGAACGCCCGATTATGATGAAATTGAAAAAAAAGTGAACCCAAAGATAAAAATGGTCTATATCCAGCGTTCGCGCGGGTACAGCCTGCGGCCGTCACTCTTCGTCGAAGATATTGAAAAAATAGCAAAGATCGTTAAAAAGAAAGCGCCGGACTGCATTGTAATGGTGGACAACTGTTACGGAGAGTTCGTCCAAACTCAGGAGCCGGCAAGCCGCGGAGCCGACCTGATGGCAGGGTCTCTGATTAAAAATCCGGGCGGCGGTATCGCGCCGACCGGCGGATATATTGCCGGCCGCAAGGATTTGGTGGAAAGCTGTTCCTATCGTCTGACCACGCCGGGTATCGGCCGTGAAATCGGGGCAACGCTCGGCAATAACCGGGAACTGTTCATGGGTGCGTTCCATGCGCCGCATGTGACCGGCGAGGCGCTGAAAACCGCGTCGTTTACCGCTGCGCTGTTCAGCCTTTTCGGTTATGATGTGACGCCGAATTATGACGAGCCACGTGCGGATATTATTCAGGCCGTACTGCTGCGCAGGGAGGAAGCGCTCATTGCCTTCTGCAAAGGGGTGCAGAAGGGTGCGCCTGTGGATTCTTTTGTTTCTCCGGAGCCGTGGGATATGCCGGGCTATGACTGCAAGGTCATCATGGCGGCGGGCGCGTTTACGCTGGGTGCCTCGATTGAACTTTCCGCCGACGCGCCCTTGCGCGAACCTTACGCCGCGTGGATGCAGGGCGGTCTGAATTACCACAGCGGACGCCTTGGCGCAATGCTTGCCGCCCAGTCCATGCTTGAACAGGACATTCTCGGAAGATAA
- a CDS encoding DUF6440 family protein, giving the protein MKDKRFKVIYAQGTMDVQRIIVDRQTGVHYLQVSSGYGGGLTVLLDRDGKPVIRTINDDE; this is encoded by the coding sequence ATGAAAGATAAAAGATTCAAAGTGATTTATGCGCAGGGAACAATGGATGTGCAGAGAATCATCGTCGACAGGCAAACCGGCGTTCATTATCTTCAGGTGTCCAGCGGCTACGGCGGAGGACTGACGGTGCTTCTCGACAGAGATGGAAAACCCGTTATCCGGACGATTAATGACGATGAATAG
- a CDS encoding GNAT family N-acetyltransferase, giving the protein MIKKVEYADALSSFDSTVFGCRILSTASAYGLNEPFAQFWVQEGTHTALCKLDDTVILDAGETDYNELRDFIRMTGANRLLCDSAAAQKIEFQIAASGQIMVYESTAPVQTQSAFEINPSLRDMHALLSICATETFTPPEFEPFYMDMSHRIRHGTAMAVGMFQADKQLVSCAICSALTEEKAILSAVCVNPEYRRKGLGHETLSAMISQMPDKKFFVLRAQHENESFYRTFGFTACGEFSELIV; this is encoded by the coding sequence ATGATTAAAAAAGTTGAATATGCCGATGCCCTTTCCTCATTTGATTCTACGGTATTTGGATGCCGCATCCTTTCCACCGCTTCTGCTTACGGTCTGAACGAGCCGTTTGCACAGTTCTGGGTACAGGAGGGCACTCATACGGCATTATGTAAACTGGATGACACTGTCATTCTGGATGCGGGTGAGACCGATTACAATGAATTAAGGGATTTTATCCGTATGACGGGAGCAAACCGGCTCCTTTGTGATTCCGCCGCGGCGCAGAAAATCGAATTTCAGATTGCGGCGAGCGGGCAGATCATGGTGTATGAAAGCACTGCGCCGGTGCAGACCCAATCGGCTTTTGAAATCAACCCCAGTCTGCGCGACATGCACGCGCTTCTTTCCATCTGTGCGACGGAAACCTTTACGCCGCCGGAGTTCGAGCCGTTTTATATGGATATGTCCCATCGAATTCGTCATGGCACCGCGATGGCGGTAGGCATGTTTCAGGCGGATAAACAACTGGTCTCCTGTGCAATATGCTCGGCGCTGACGGAAGAGAAGGCCATCTTGTCGGCAGTCTGCGTTAATCCTGAATACAGAAGAAAAGGGTTGGGGCATGAAACGCTTTCCGCAATGATTTCACAGATGCCGGATAAGAAGTTTTTTGTTTTACGGGCGCAGCATGAAAATGAAAGCTTTTACCGTACCTTTGGTTTTACCGCGTGCGGCGAATTTTCGGAATTGATCGTTTAA
- a CDS encoding M42 family metallopeptidase, with amino-acid sequence MADLKLLERLCTARGISGNEDEVRSLILNEIKPYATSIEITPLGNIIAFKKGAKRAKTKLMLNAHMDEVGMIVTHLTDEGLLKFSTVGGIDRRVLCGRPVTVGSGIAGVIGAKPIHLLEDEEKEKSVPVKDLYIDIGAKDRKEAEQYVTSGDAVTFDSIFDTSHGMIKSRALDDRAGCAMMIDMIQSDLKYDLYFVFAVQEETGLSGSRTAAFSVEPQAAIVLESTTAADVAGVDRENQVCNVGGGAVISFMDRRTIYDKEYYQMAFKAAKKAGVNCQTKRAVAGGNDAGAIHVSRGGVRTVAVSLPCRYLHSAVSLISQEDFVSAQKLIYGLADMIAGEE; translated from the coding sequence ATGGCGGATCTGAAGCTTTTGGAGCGCCTTTGCACCGCGCGCGGTATTTCCGGAAATGAAGACGAAGTGCGCAGCCTGATTTTGAATGAAATAAAGCCTTATGCCACGAGTATTGAAATTACTCCGCTCGGTAACATTATCGCCTTTAAAAAAGGTGCAAAACGTGCGAAAACAAAACTGATGCTGAACGCCCATATGGATGAGGTCGGGATGATTGTGACGCATCTTACGGACGAAGGTCTTTTAAAGTTTTCCACAGTTGGCGGCATTGACCGCCGCGTGCTTTGCGGCAGACCGGTCACCGTCGGCAGCGGCATCGCCGGAGTGATCGGCGCGAAACCGATTCATCTTCTGGAAGATGAAGAGAAAGAAAAGTCGGTTCCCGTAAAAGATCTGTATATCGATATCGGCGCAAAGGATCGGAAAGAAGCGGAGCAGTATGTCACCTCCGGCGACGCAGTTACCTTCGATTCTATTTTTGATACGTCACACGGCATGATTAAAAGCCGCGCGCTGGACGACCGGGCCGGATGTGCCATGATGATTGACATGATACAGAGCGATTTAAAGTATGATCTGTATTTTGTGTTTGCCGTACAGGAGGAAACCGGCCTCAGCGGCTCGAGGACGGCGGCATTTTCTGTTGAACCGCAGGCGGCGATTGTCCTTGAAAGCACTACGGCCGCCGACGTGGCGGGCGTCGACAGGGAAAATCAGGTCTGCAATGTCGGCGGCGGCGCGGTGATCTCCTTTATGGACAGGCGCACGATTTACGATAAGGAATACTATCAGATGGCCTTTAAAGCGGCCAAAAAGGCCGGAGTAAACTGTCAGACGAAGCGGGCGGTCGCCGGCGGAAATGACGCGGGCGCCATTCACGTTTCACGCGGTGGGGTAAGAACCGTTGCAGTTTCCCTCCCGTGCCGGTATCTGCACTCGGCAGTGAGCCTGATATCGCAGGAGGACTTTGTTTCTGCGCAGAAGCTCATTTATGGGCTTGCGGATATGATTGCGGGCGAAGAATAA
- a CDS encoding M42 family peptidase — MNELKELVFRLCAAPGTPGDETAAAKAAVKELSKYAKARIDKMGNVIAKMGKTGAEKHILLDAHMDQIGLIVTNIDKHGFIRVDRSGGIDRRVLPGSPVTIYGKEVLTGIVCCTPPHLSDGSEDKVVSVDKMAIDAGLSKAEAEKLIRPGDRILLHSVPKSLIGTRVTAAGLDDRAGVASLIRCAQMLAGCELSCEVTILFSGREEVGGQGAVTGAYSINPTHAIIVDVSFAEQPNVPPEKCGKLGGGPMIGIAPPLNREMADKLIETAKKNRIPYKLDVMGGSTGTNSDEISMTRKGVKAELISIPLRYMHTPVEVIDLEDVEHTARLMAEYIKGVE; from the coding sequence ATGAACGAACTAAAAGAGCTTGTTTTTCGCCTTTGCGCGGCCCCCGGTACGCCGGGGGATGAGACTGCCGCGGCGAAAGCAGCGGTAAAAGAACTTTCCAAATACGCGAAAGCGCGCATTGATAAAATGGGAAATGTCATTGCAAAAATGGGAAAGACTGGCGCGGAAAAGCACATCCTGCTTGACGCGCATATGGATCAGATCGGTCTGATCGTAACCAATATTGATAAACACGGATTTATCCGGGTTGACCGCAGCGGCGGAATTGACCGTCGTGTTCTGCCGGGCAGCCCGGTGACCATTTACGGCAAAGAGGTGCTGACGGGCATTGTCTGCTGTACGCCGCCCCATCTTTCGGACGGCAGCGAAGATAAAGTGGTTTCGGTTGACAAAATGGCAATTGACGCGGGACTTAGTAAAGCGGAAGCTGAAAAGCTGATCCGTCCGGGCGACCGGATTCTGCTTCATTCCGTGCCGAAAAGCCTGATTGGAACGCGCGTCACTGCCGCAGGGCTGGATGACCGCGCGGGGGTCGCGTCGCTGATTCGATGTGCGCAGATGCTTGCCGGATGCGAACTCAGCTGTGAAGTGACCATCCTTTTCAGCGGCCGGGAGGAAGTCGGCGGTCAGGGAGCGGTGACGGGCGCTTATTCAATCAATCCGACCCACGCGATCATCGTGGATGTCAGTTTCGCCGAACAGCCCAATGTTCCGCCGGAAAAATGCGGAAAGCTCGGCGGCGGCCCGATGATCGGGATTGCGCCTCCGCTGAACAGGGAGATGGCTGACAAGCTGATTGAAACGGCGAAGAAGAACCGGATTCCCTACAAGCTTGATGTGATGGGCGGTTCAACCGGCACCAATTCCGATGAAATTTCCATGACGCGAAAGGGTGTGAAAGCGGAGCTGATTTCCATCCCGCTCCGATACATGCATACGCCGGTCGAAGTCATTGATCTTGAGGATGTTGAGCATACCGCAAGGCTGATGGCGGAATACATAAAGGGGGTGGAGTAA
- the murD gene encoding UDP-N-acetylmuramoyl-L-alanine--D-glutamate ligase — MDIQEFYGSLEGKKVAFCGIGGSNLPLIKIFARHGATVTARDRRTEETLGETAGALKRLGVSLRLGEGYLEDLEEDIIFRTPGMKYTLPELNAARERGSAVTSEMEVFFDLCPCKIVAVTGSDGKTTTTTILSGMLKAAGKTVHLGGNIGTPLLPQIESIGPGDVAVVELSSFQLISMRRSPDVAVVTNVTPNHLDMHKDMQEYIDAKKNILLHQNAFARAVLNADNEITAGFADVVRGEKLMFSRRRRCARGAWLNEKNEIIMSYGGRDIPVMNASDIKIPGGHNIENYLAAVCALWGTVGADVMAQTAKTFGGVEHRNEFVRELDGVSYYNDSIGTTPSRTANGTLKLFDRKIILIAGGYDKKIPFDSFGPAVVDGVKTLVLMGATADKIEASVKAAPKYSEGNPKIIRVQSLEQAVQTCRREANAGDIVSLSPACASFDMFPNYETRGEEFKKLVEQL, encoded by the coding sequence ATGGATATTCAGGAATTTTACGGTTCGTTGGAAGGAAAAAAAGTCGCGTTTTGCGGGATCGGCGGAAGCAATCTTCCGCTGATTAAAATATTTGCGCGGCACGGGGCCACTGTTACGGCCCGTGACCGGCGCACAGAGGAAACACTGGGCGAAACGGCCGGGGCGCTGAAAAGGCTTGGCGTTTCCCTGCGGCTCGGCGAAGGTTATCTGGAAGACCTTGAGGAAGATATTATTTTCCGTACGCCCGGCATGAAATATACTCTGCCGGAGCTGAACGCGGCGCGGGAGCGCGGCTCGGCGGTCACTTCGGAAATGGAAGTTTTTTTTGACCTGTGTCCCTGCAAAATCGTTGCGGTGACCGGCAGCGACGGTAAAACAACCACGACCACCATTTTGTCGGGAATGCTGAAAGCCGCCGGAAAGACCGTTCACCTCGGCGGGAATATCGGTACCCCCCTTCTTCCCCAAATAGAGAGCATCGGCCCCGGTGATGTGGCGGTGGTGGAGCTTTCAAGCTTCCAGCTTATTTCCATGCGCCGAAGCCCGGATGTGGCCGTGGTGACCAACGTTACCCCGAACCATCTTGACATGCATAAGGACATGCAGGAGTACATCGATGCGAAAAAAAACATTCTCCTGCACCAGAACGCGTTTGCGCGGGCCGTGCTGAACGCGGACAATGAAATTACGGCCGGATTTGCGGATGTTGTGCGCGGCGAAAAGCTGATGTTCAGCCGCAGGCGCAGATGCGCGCGCGGCGCGTGGCTCAATGAAAAGAATGAAATCATCATGTCGTACGGCGGCAGGGACATTCCCGTGATGAACGCCTCCGACATCAAAATACCCGGCGGACATAATATTGAAAATTATCTGGCTGCCGTCTGCGCATTGTGGGGAACTGTCGGCGCGGACGTGATGGCTCAGACCGCCAAAACGTTCGGCGGCGTGGAACACCGCAATGAATTTGTCCGCGAGCTGGACGGCGTAAGCTATTATAATGATTCCATCGGCACTACGCCGAGCAGAACGGCAAACGGCACGCTGAAACTTTTCGACCGCAAAATTATTTTGATTGCGGGCGGTTACGATAAAAAAATCCCGTTTGACTCCTTCGGCCCCGCCGTCGTGGACGGCGTGAAAACATTGGTGCTGATGGGAGCAACGGCGGACAAGATTGAGGCGAGCGTCAAAGCGGCGCCGAAGTACAGCGAAGGCAATCCGAAAATCATTCGTGTACAGTCGCTGGAGCAGGCGGTGCAAACCTGCCGCAGGGAAGCGAATGCCGGAGATATCGTTTCGCTTTCACCGGCCTGTGCCAGTTTCGATATGTTCCCGAACTATGAAACGCGCGGGGAAGAATTTAAAAAACTGGTAGAGCAGCTGTAA
- a CDS encoding gamma-glutamyl-gamma-aminobutyrate hydrolase family protein, whose translation MTKPVIGITPLYDTEQERLWMRQNYLRAIAETGGVPLVLPLLSDDADIAELTKRCDGFLFTGGPDVHPALYSEETMRYCGSISKQRDKFEILLLNQAVRLDKPVLGICRGIQLINVALGGSLYQDIPAQVEGEPIAHYQQPPYDVAVHSVSIEKDSPLYGIVHKTKMMVDSMHHQAIKDLAPQLRCAARSKDHLTECVYMPGKRFFTAVQWHPEYMFEPDSDSKDLFQAFVNAARE comes from the coding sequence ATGACAAAACCGGTGATCGGGATAACACCCCTTTACGATACGGAGCAGGAGCGGCTCTGGATGCGCCAGAACTATCTGCGCGCCATTGCCGAAACGGGCGGGGTGCCGCTTGTTCTGCCGCTTTTAAGCGACGACGCGGATATTGCGGAGCTGACAAAACGATGCGACGGTTTTCTGTTTACCGGCGGGCCGGACGTACACCCCGCGCTTTACAGTGAGGAAACCATGCGCTACTGCGGGTCAATCAGCAAACAGCGTGACAAGTTTGAAATCCTTCTTTTAAATCAGGCCGTACGCCTTGACAAACCCGTTTTGGGGATTTGCCGCGGAATCCAGCTTATTAACGTCGCGCTCGGCGGCAGTCTGTATCAGGATATCCCGGCGCAGGTGGAGGGCGAGCCGATTGCGCATTATCAGCAGCCGCCTTATGATGTGGCGGTGCACAGCGTTTCCATCGAAAAGGACAGTCCGCTTTACGGTATCGTACATAAAACCAAAATGATGGTGGACAGTATGCATCATCAGGCAATTAAAGACCTTGCGCCTCAGCTCAGATGTGCCGCAAGATCGAAGGACCATTTGACAGAGTGTGTTTACATGCCGGGCAAACGCTTTTTTACGGCTGTTCAATGGCATCCGGAATATATGTTTGAACCGGACAGCGACAGTAAAGATCTTTTTCAGGCTTTTGTGAACGCGGCGCGGGAATAA
- a CDS encoding PepSY1/2 domain-containing protein yields the protein MNKKRVITLVAMIALIVTLGATTAYGYVSANKYKTNLEYNYKRAMGDLNSCVINIETALNKSAYANTATQQNGLAAKLMRETSMAKSALAVLPITDHSLDNVTKFITQVGDFSMTMSTKISAGQKITAEEYKTMKDLEQYAKTLQTGLQNVKTNIESDQLSDEFKKTSEDFTDFPSLIYDGPFSDHIGQLKPKLTEGRDQILQGNAQNIAAEFLGVTQDKLAHTQDTAGGLPTYNFTANNGGIRICVTKAGGFVSSMENSRDVSAENLSYEDASKKADSFLTGRGIANMKETYYVINDGICTINYAYYKDNITYYPDLIKVSVALDNGEIVLYNSTGYVMNHHDRTVAAKITADQAQGSVSKNLKIQKRGLALIPTPGLSEVLTYEFSCTGQENDRVLVYINATTGFEEQILILQTSDNGILTK from the coding sequence ATGAATAAAAAAAGAGTTATTACTCTCGTGGCCATGATCGCGCTGATTGTAACACTCGGTGCAACGACCGCATACGGCTATGTCTCCGCAAACAAATATAAAACGAACCTGGAATACAACTACAAACGCGCCATGGGTGATTTGAACAGCTGTGTGATCAACATTGAAACCGCGCTCAACAAATCGGCTTACGCAAATACCGCCACACAGCAAAACGGCCTTGCCGCCAAGCTGATGCGCGAAACCAGCATGGCAAAATCAGCATTGGCGGTTCTGCCGATTACCGATCATTCATTGGACAACGTAACAAAGTTCATTACGCAGGTCGGCGATTTTTCCATGACGATGTCTACAAAAATCTCCGCAGGGCAAAAAATAACCGCTGAAGAATACAAGACCATGAAAGATCTGGAACAGTACGCTAAAACGCTGCAGACGGGACTGCAAAACGTGAAGACAAACATCGAATCCGATCAGCTTTCCGACGAATTCAAAAAGACATCGGAGGATTTCACGGATTTTCCGTCACTGATTTACGACGGCCCGTTTTCCGACCACATCGGCCAGCTGAAACCAAAGCTGACGGAAGGGCGCGACCAGATTCTGCAGGGAAACGCGCAGAATATCGCGGCGGAATTTCTCGGCGTCACGCAGGATAAGCTGGCGCATACGCAGGACACTGCCGGCGGACTTCCCACCTATAATTTTACCGCGAATAACGGCGGTATACGGATCTGCGTGACAAAAGCCGGCGGATTTGTTTCCAGCATGGAGAACTCGCGTGATGTAAGCGCTGAAAACCTCAGCTATGAAGACGCGTCCAAAAAAGCGGACAGCTTTTTAACCGGCCGGGGCATCGCCAATATGAAAGAAACCTACTATGTCATCAACGACGGCATCTGCACCATCAATTACGCTTATTACAAAGATAATATCACCTATTATCCTGATTTAATCAAGGTTTCCGTTGCTTTGGACAACGGGGAAATTGTGTTGTACAACTCCACGGGATATGTTATGAACCACCACGACCGGACGGTCGCCGCAAAAATCACAGCGGATCAGGCGCAGGGTTCCGTCAGCAAAAACCTGAAAATACAAAAACGGGGGTTGGCTTTAATTCCCACCCCCGGCTTGAGCGAAGTACTCACTTATGAATTTTCATGCACCGGACAGGAAAACGACCGGGTTTTAGTTTATATCAATGCCACAACCGGATTTGAAGAGCAGATTTTGATTCTGCAGACCTCGGACAACGGCATATTAACCAAATAA